Proteins from one Leptonema illini DSM 21528 genomic window:
- a CDS encoding protein meaA, translating to MSEKKPHIISDAEGKPTRDKPWIFRTYGGHTNVWETNHLYREGLKRGQTGLSIAFDLPTQCGYSSDHAISRPEIGKVGVPINSLDDFHVLFDQIPIEEMNTSMTINGTAMWLLSLYVALAREKGVDVSKLNGTTQNDLVKEYLARGTYIFPPEASFRLISEMYEFCIDNVPKWNPSNICSYHLQEAGATPAQELAFALSNAIGLLDTIRSRGHLNQDQFEQVVGRISFFVNAGIRFVEEMCKMRAFSELWEEITRERYGVKNPKYRLFRYGVQVNSLGLTENQPENNAWRILIEALGVTLSRNARCRALQLPAWNEALSLPRPWDQQWSLRLQQIMAYETDLLEYPDLFDGSKVVESKVADLKDQARSEIQKILDMGGVQAAVESGYMKSALVKSMSERLSKINSGELIVVGMNKWTDGIDSPLLSGEDGGIFKVDADSAKKTLTSLEETKAKRDPARAAAAIEALKAAAREGRNMMEPSIECALARITTGEWAAAMREVFGEYRPPTGIEGQRLSLENDRVNALRARVESFTQRVGHRPRIVVGKPGLDGHSNGAEMIAVSARHSGFDVIYSGIRLTPEEIVQSAVDENADIIGVSILSGSHLELARQIMERLEQSGAKDRIPVVFGGIIPKGDFAQLEGIGVKRIFTPADYQLIDIMERIMEVVEEQASAKA from the coding sequence ATGAGCGAAAAGAAGCCTCACATCATCAGCGACGCCGAAGGCAAGCCGACACGAGATAAGCCGTGGATCTTCCGCACCTACGGCGGCCACACAAACGTCTGGGAAACGAACCACCTCTATCGCGAAGGCCTGAAGCGCGGACAGACCGGTCTTTCCATCGCCTTCGATCTGCCCACACAGTGCGGCTATTCCTCTGATCATGCGATCTCACGCCCCGAGATCGGTAAGGTCGGAGTTCCGATCAACTCCCTTGACGACTTCCACGTATTATTCGATCAGATTCCCATCGAAGAGATGAACACGTCGATGACGATTAACGGCACGGCGATGTGGCTTCTCTCGCTTTACGTGGCCCTCGCCCGCGAAAAAGGCGTCGACGTGTCGAAGCTGAACGGCACGACGCAGAACGATCTTGTTAAAGAATACCTGGCGCGCGGCACGTATATCTTCCCGCCCGAGGCGTCGTTTCGGCTGATCAGCGAGATGTACGAGTTCTGCATCGATAACGTGCCGAAATGGAATCCCTCCAATATCTGTTCCTATCACCTGCAAGAGGCCGGAGCGACGCCGGCGCAAGAGCTGGCGTTTGCACTGTCGAACGCGATCGGTCTTCTCGATACGATTCGTTCCCGCGGTCATCTCAATCAGGATCAGTTCGAGCAGGTCGTCGGCCGCATCTCGTTCTTTGTTAACGCCGGCATCCGCTTTGTAGAAGAGATGTGCAAGATGCGCGCCTTCAGCGAACTGTGGGAGGAGATCACCCGCGAACGTTACGGTGTGAAGAATCCGAAGTATCGACTCTTCCGCTACGGCGTTCAGGTGAACTCCCTTGGATTAACCGAGAACCAGCCCGAGAATAACGCCTGGCGTATTCTGATCGAGGCGCTCGGTGTGACGCTTTCGCGTAACGCACGCTGTCGCGCACTGCAGCTTCCGGCATGGAACGAGGCGCTCTCTCTGCCCCGTCCGTGGGATCAGCAATGGTCGCTGCGTCTGCAGCAGATTATGGCCTACGAAACCGACCTGCTTGAGTACCCCGATCTTTTCGACGGCTCGAAGGTCGTCGAATCGAAGGTCGCCGATCTGAAAGACCAGGCGCGCAGCGAGATTCAGAAGATCCTCGATATGGGCGGCGTGCAAGCTGCCGTAGAATCCGGCTACATGAAGTCGGCTCTCGTAAAAAGTATGTCGGAACGCCTGAGTAAGATCAACTCGGGCGAACTGATCGTCGTCGGTATGAACAAATGGACGGACGGCATCGACTCTCCTCTTCTTTCAGGAGAGGACGGCGGCATTTTCAAGGTCGACGCCGATTCCGCTAAAAAAACGTTAACCTCTCTTGAAGAAACGAAGGCGAAGCGCGATCCGGCCAGAGCGGCGGCGGCCATCGAGGCTTTGAAGGCGGCGGCACGCGAAGGCCGTAACATGATGGAGCCGTCCATAGAATGCGCCCTTGCTCGCATCACGACCGGCGAATGGGCGGCCGCCATGCGCGAGGTATTCGGCGAATATCGTCCGCCGACGGGCATCGAAGGCCAGCGCCTCAGCCTCGAGAACGATCGCGTGAACGCCCTTCGCGCCCGCGTCGAGTCGTTCACACAGCGCGTCGGACACCGTCCGCGTATCGTCGTCGGCAAGCCCGGCCTTGACGGACATTCAAACGGCGCCGAGATGATCGCCGTGTCGGCACGCCATTCGGGCTTCGACGTGATCTATTCCGGCATCCGACTGACGCCCGAAGAGATCGTACAGAGCGCCGTCGACGAGAATGCCGACATCATCGGCGTTTCGATTCTCTCGGGCTCGCATCTTGAGCTTGCGCGACAGATCATGGAGCGTCTTGAACAATCCGGCGCGAAAGATCGGATTCCCGTCGTCTTCGGCGGCATCATTCCGAAAGGGGACTTTGCGCAGCTCGAAGGCATCGGCGTTAAGCGCATCTTCACTCCGGCCGACTACCAACTCATCGACATTATGGAACGTATCATGGAAGTCGTCGAAGAGCAGGCATCTGCAAAGGCGTGA